The Calditrichota bacterium genomic sequence CCGATAGTTATCACCGTACCCGGTACTATAGATAAATTGTTTCGTAACTCTATCAACAATTTCTCTTTACTGATTTGCTCCAAATCTATCTGAACTTCCATTTCGTGGGCGTGTGATCCCATGGAATGTTCATCCAATTCTGTTCTACCGGTTCTTCGTGCTGTAGATTTAACTGCAGGATGCGCCAAAAGAATTGTTTCAACCATCTGCCCGATTTTATCAGACTCTTCCAAAGATGTCCCCGGAACGGTAGCCATACTGATATTAAAGGTACCTTCATTAAATTCCGGTAAAAAGGAACGCCCCATAAAAGGAAGTGTAACCAGTGCAGAAATTATAAAAACCGCTGCTACTGAAATTATTATACGCCTATGTTGTAAGGCCCAAAGCAGACTGGGCTGATATATTTTTTTTAATTTTCTAACAAGCCATGGCTCGGTTTGGTTGAATTGTCCTATCTTCCTAAGCAGAAAAGAACTAAGCGCAGGTGTAACCGTAACCGCAACTAAAAGTGAGGCAAAAATAGAAACAACGTAAGCAATACCAAGTGGCCTCAACATACGTCCTTCAACACCGCTTAGGAAAAACAGAGGCAAAAAGACAACAATGATAATGAAAGTTGCCATTACAATAGGCGTTCTGATTTCTGATGAAGCATTGTGCACAACATCAATAAAGGATCGCTGTTCAGTTACAGGTTTTAAGGCATTTTGTCGTAAGCGCCGATGAACGTTTTCAACATATATAATAGCATCATCAACCAGTACACCAATAGCAATGGCCAATCCACCCAGGGTCATAGTATTGACCGTCAAATCAAATACTTTTAGTACGATCATTGTTATTATCAGAGATAAAGGAATGGCTGTAATAGAAATGATTACCGTACGGAAATTGGCCAGAAATAGCATCAAAACAACAATAACTAAAATAGCACCGTCACGCAAAGCGTCAACTACGTTATTTATAGCCAGCTCAATAAAATCTGATTGTTTAAAAATATCAGTGTGCATCACAATTCCAGCGGGTAAGGTGTTTTTCGATTCATTAAGCACCATTTGGATTCGGTCTGTCAATTCAAGGGTGTTAGCATCAGGCTGTTTGCTGACAATCAGCATAATTCCTTTTTCATTATTAATGGATGCTTCGCCAATTTTTGTGGCGGCCGAAATTTTCACTTCCGCTACATCGCCCAGCAGCAAAGGAACACCTTTACGCACGGCGACAACGGTTTTCTCTAATTCGGAAATATTTTCAATGCGACCTATGCCACGGATCAAATATTCTTTTCCAGATTGCACAAAAATCCCACCAGCAGCATTAACATTTGTACGCGAAACAGTGACTAATACTTGGTTTAGGCTTAGATTATTGTTTTTCAAATGCCAGGGGTCAATCTGTACTTGGTATTGTTTTGTTTCGCCACCATAAACAAGAACTTGGGATACACCAGGCACAGCCATAATGCGTCTGCGCAAGGTATAGTCTGCTATTGTTCTCAAATTCATTGCAGCCAGGGTGTCACTGGTTAATCCTACCAGCATAATCTCACCCATTATGGAAGTTACAGGAGCCAAGATGGGTTGATCAACGCCCGCGGGGATAGCATTTTGCAACGCCTGCATTTTTTCATTCACTATTTGACGGGCTTTAAAAATATATGTACCCCATTCGAACTCAACCCAGATGGTAGATAAGCCTTGAATAGAGTTTGAACGTACCCGACGTACCCCTGACGCACCATTCACAGCGGTTTCAATTGGAAAGGTTACAAGCATTTCCACTTCTTCGGGTGCAAAACCGTGCGCTTCGGTAAGTATGGTCACAGTGGGCGCCGTTAAATCCGGAAACACATCAACCGGTAAATCAATAGAAATAATTGTTCCGGTAATTAATAGTGCCGTGGATGCAAGTATTACTATCAGCCTGTTTTTAAGACTTATTTGCATTAATTTATCAAGCATAATTTTTCCTATTTTCTTTTGTCATGCCCGAGAAACCGGGCATCAAGATTCATTTTTTAGTGTGCATGTGGGTGACCAATTTCTTCCGAAATGGAAGCCAACTTTACCTGATACCCACCAAGACTAACAACCCTTTCACCGGTAGAAACACCTTTTAAAATAGAAATATAATCCTGATGTATCGGACCCGTTTCCAATTCACGTTTTTCAAAAGATTCACCGGAAGAGTGAATAAATATTACTTTTTTCGAATTATCATCATAGACAGCAGACAAAGGAACGGTCAGCATGTTCTGCTCCGGATTTGTATAAATTTGCGCACTAAAAGTTTGTCCAATTAAAAATTTTCGGTCATAATTTTTTGCTTCCAGCCAGAGAATAAGCGTCCTTTTTTGCGGATCAATCATCTCGCCACGGCTAATCAGCTTTATGTCATCACTATCAAGATTTATCTTTTTATCATTGCCAGGGATATTGATTGAGGCACCGGAAATATCTGTAAGATTTTTGGCATGTTCCGCAAACACGTCTAACTTTAACCACACCATATCCGAATCAACAATGCTGAATAGTTTTTGATGACGGTCTATTTTCTGGCCAGGCAAAATGGATACATCTGAAACAATTCCACTAATTGGCGCTGTAATTAAGAACTGGTTATTCTTTGAATCAAAACGTAAACTACTACCATCAGAATCAAAATAATTTGAAAATCCTGCTTTGTTTATTTCATAATTTCGTTTTGCCTGCTCAAAGTCCCGGTCAGAGATTGCCGCTCTATCTTTTAAACGCTGCGCTCTTTCATACTCTGCTTTGGATTGTTCATAATCGAGATATATTTTTGCCCAGCTATTCTGGGCTACTAATGGTGGAACAATAACGGCCATAGTTTGGCCAATACTTATTTTTTGTCCTGGCTTAACCAGCCTTTTTGCTTCAGCAATGCTTATTATCCCTTCTACCGGAGATACAATTTCCGCGTATGAAGCTGGTCGTACCCTAACTTCTCCCACAACCCCAACAGAAGATTTAATTGGGCGCACCTGAGCGACTTCTGTTGCAAAAGATGTTTTCCACTGTTGCTCTTTCAGATAACTGATCTCTTCCCCGGCATCTTCTTCTTCACTTGCAGGAATATCAGCCAATGTTTGATATACACTAAAATTTCCTATTGAAAAAGACTCACTTGCCTTATCACCCTGGTAACGGATGCTGAACTGATAATCACCCGCTGTTTCAAATATCTTAACAGGTGTAAAAATACCTTCGCGTAAAAGTTCATCTTTTTCAATGGAGATATTTGATCCACTGGAACTTTTAAAATTAAGAAAGACTTTACCTTCACGAACCGGTTGAAAATCAGCCATAGTAGTTAAATGGATAATGAATTTAATCTCATTACCCACAAAAGCCGTTTCATACTCCATAAAGATTTCCATCTTTTCTGTCCATTGAGTTATAGCAATAGCAGGAACTTCCGTTTCAGTAGCAGATTGTTCGTGCTCATGATCATGCGGTTGACAGCCGATTAGCAGCAACCAACCTGTTAGCAAAATTACAATTAATTTTTTCATTGTTTTCCTCTGTTAAAATGTTACAAGTTGTTGGCCATACAAGGCTTCTAATTCAAATACTGCCTGATAGTATTCGGTCAGCTGTTCTGTATATTGTTTGCTGCCTTCGCGATAAATTTGTATTGCATTAAGGAATTCGGCCAGAGACATTGTTCCTTCTTTATAAGCAGCTAATATGTCCTCAACAAGAGTGTTGTTAGACTGTTCATTCCCATATTCCTGCAATAATTCCGCTTGCCTCTTAACTGTCTCAACCAGGTTAACAATTTGTGATCGTATTTTTTGACTGTAAAGAGCGTTTTCTGTCATCTGCATATGATGAACTATTTTTTGTTTTTCAATTTGCGGGCCATTCCAATTTAAAAGCGGCAACGGTATAGACAGGCCAAAAGTATAACCCTTCCAGCCCGGATCTATTTTTTTATATCCGCCATGCAACGTTATTGAAGGTAAGATTCGGCTTTTTTCAAGTGTAATTCTTTGTTCCAATGCGGATAGCCTTAGCTGAGCAGCTTTTAATCCGGGATGGTTTTTTGTTAATTCAGTCTCTTCAAAAATATCTGTATCAATTTTTAAAAATGGGATTGATGTGCTTAGAATAATATCGTCTGAAGAATCAAAACCCAATATCTGTTTCAAAGAACTTAATGCGAGGCTATTTTCCTTTTGTGTAAGTAATAAATCACCTTCCAATCCAAAGATACTCATGGCCAGCAGCCGAGCTTCCATTTTTGAAATTGCACCTTCCTCGCTTTGTGAGTGGGCAGCCTGTTTAAGGTTTTTAAAAACTTCTTTTAGATTTATTTGTTGTTCAGATAACTTCTTTAACAATCCTACTTTTATATATCCCGTGCGGACAGATGCCAGCAACTGTTTCGAGTCTTGTTCCATGTTTAACTTTGCGGCTTCAAGATTAGCTCGCCATATGCTGCGTCGTTGCCAGTAATTCCATGGCAGGCTAAATGTTTTGCTTACATAAGCCAATTTTTCTGTTTCTTTGTTTCCATTGTTTTCAACGTATTCTTGATCATAGCTGAACTCAGGATTTGACCATTGTAGAGCTTCATCGCCTTGAGCTTTGATTATAGCTTGTCGAGCATTAATCAAGCTTTGCTGTGGACTTGTTTTTACAAGCAATTCTGGCAAATCTGTAATAGCCAATGAAATTTGCTTTCCTTGTGCAAACAAGTTGCCAGCTATTAATAAAAATATTAAAAAGCTTCGGATGGACACTTCTATCCTCCTTGTATTATGTTGTATATAATTGGATATAATTTTCCGAAGACTATTTAAAAAAAATTAAACAGCATCGGTTGACGAGTTATTTAGACAAAAACTGGGGGGGCGCGATTGGGAAATGATAAAGGTAGATATTGACTCGGGATTTTTAAAGGTATATACCTCGGTATTCTGCTCAAAACCTGGGGTTCAATCTCTGAAGCTACATAACTCTTAAAGGTTTTTGCAGTAATTATAGAATTCGTTGTTTTTGCATGAATTGTATAATCACTGTCTCCGTCAAAGTGCGTGTCTTCATGCTCATGCTCATCGTTATGACCATGATGCTCACCATGGTCATGATTATCTACAATTACATCTGGGGGGTGTATGCTAATTTGTAATTCAACATCATTCTGATGTTCCTGGGCGTGCCAGTGTACGACAGGATAAACCTGAGTGAAAAAAACATAGATTAGGAGAGAGATTATTTTTATGATTATATGCATATTCAAAAACTATAATAAAGATCGTGAAACGTAGCAAAACAATTTATGTATTCCAATTTTTTTTATATCTATTACTATCTATTATGATTTACGGTTGATAAATCTCGTTTGTAAATTTATTTTAAACCTTCTAAGTTAACAACCCCAAAAAACAACCATTCACGGAGATATTATGAAGCAAACATTTGTAAACAAATTTGTATTATTTTTATTATTGATTTTTATTCTCAGCAATTCTTCTTTATTTGCACATTGCCAAATACCATGCGGTATTTACGGTGACCAAATGCGCATAATGATATTAAAAGAACATGTTACTACAATTGAAAAATCAATGAACAAAATTATAGAATTATCTAAAGCTGAAAGCATTAATTATAATCAATTAGTTCGCTGGGTGAATAACAAAGATCAGCATGCTCAGGAAATGCAGGATATAGTTACTGCTTATTTTCTAACACAGAGAATTAAACCGGTTGATTTAACTGACAAAGAAGCATATAAAAGCTATTCTGAGAAGACTACAACGCTCCAACAAATACTGTTTTATGCAATGAAAACAAAGCAAACAACAGATCTGAAGCATGGCGCTAAGTTAACAGAATTGATCGATCAGTTTTCCAAATCATATTTTAGTGCTGAAGATTTAAAACATCTTAAAGAACACAAATAAGATTATGATGGGCAGTTTGCTGCCCATTTTTTTATACGATTTTTCCTCATTTTTCTTTTTTATTTTCATATAACATATTTCACTTTACAAAGTGAATCTTTTAATTAAATTGTGCATCAAATTTCCCAACGATAAAATTCATAATAGTTCTACTAACTCAAAGAGTTTATCAAATGGCACTCAAAATGACTGTTTTTTTAATAATCGTTTTATCACTCCCTTTGTTGGCACAAAAAGAAACTCAGCTATTAAAATTAAATGATGTGCTGGAGATTGCCAATAAAAATAATCCAGCCCTTAAGAATGCAAAACTAGATTTAAAAAAATCAAAAGAAATGCAATGGAGCGGTCTTGGATTAGATAATCCTAAGCTTATGTTTATGCAGGAAGGTATTGAGAGTTCATCTTATAATGGTTTCGCCGAACGGCAAATCGGAATCCAGCAAAATATTGACTTCCCGTTAAAAAGCTATTTTCGCACGGCAAGTCTCATTCGTGCAAAAAAGGCTTCAAAAGCACTTGTTGATTACCAACAAAATAAACTAAGGGCGAACGTAAAAATAGCTTATACGAAAGTTTTATATGCAAAGAGATTACAGAAATTACAGCAAAAGGAGCTTGAAATTGCTGACCGGTTACATCGCATTTCAGATAGTCGCTTTAAATCCGGCGATGCATCCGAGCTTGAGTTTATGAGAACCGAAATTCGTCTTTCAGAAAGTAAGAATGCCCTGGAAGAGGCCGCTAATATTTATCATGCTACGCGATATAATTTATTTGAAACGATAGGTTTAGACGCTGAAGAACAAAGATATTCATTAGAGTTTTATGATACATTACTTTTTAAGGATCCGAATTTTGATGAAGAAGACCTTTTCGTCAATTCGATGAAACAACCTATACTTATAGCTGTCGAACATCAGATTCAATCAGCGAAAAATAAAAAATATGAAGTAGGCAGCTCTTTCTTTCCTGATATCTCCTTAAACCTTTATAAACAAGATTTTGGCAACGGCTATGATTTTGTTGGTTTTGAGGCCGGGTTTTCGATCCCGCTTTGGTTTTTCAGTAACCAGGCGGTTGATCTATCTTCAGCAAAAGTACGTTACGCGAAGGCTGTAAATGAAAAACATAAAATTAACCTGCAAATTAAGAAAGAAATTGAGCTTGCCTGGCACAATTATAAAAAAAATCAGGTTATACTTACACGTTATGATTCTAAAATTCTCGATCGGGTAAATCAACTTATGCAGGCTACCGTAAAAGGATATGAGTTGGGTGAGATCGATTTGCTAAACTTGCTCGATACTCAAAGAACGTTTATAAATAGCCGGAAAAATTATTTTAAAGTTTTGCGTGATTACTATATAAGCTTAATCGAACTAGAACAATTTACTGACAACGAACTGGTTTATAATTGAAATAATGGAGATAAAAATGCGATTTTTAAAAATGATTAAATTGCTTTCTTTGGCTTTGCTCGTAACGATAATTTCGTGCGGTCAAAATGAAACAGCCGTAGAAAAAGAAGTTGAAACCCTGCCACCATCTATGCGGTCTGATGATGAGGGATTAATCAATTATGTAACGCTAACTAATGAACAGGCAGAAAACCTGAAAATAAAAACAGAGGTTGTTCAAAAATCATTTGCTGTTTATCCTATAAATGCTTCAGCTGTAGTTGAACCATCTCCCGATCACGTTAGCATAATAAGTGCGCCAATTGAAGGATTGATTGTAAAGATCTATGCTCATAAGGGAGACCCTGTTAAAAAAGGTCAGGTTTTACTTGAATTGGAAAGTCTGGAGTTTGCAGATTTAATTGCATCCTTAATACGTTCAAGCGCTGAAGAGAAATTCCGTAAAAATAATTTTCAACGTATGCAGTCGCTTTATGATCAAAAAATAAAATCACGCCGTGAACTTGAACAATCTGAAAATGAGTATGAAAGGGCTCGCGCATCAGCCCGGGCTTCTGTGGCACGCTTGCTTGCGGTGGGTCTTACACAAAAGGAAATACAAGCCTGGCAGGAGGATCCGGACCGACATCCACATCTGGCAATCCGCGCCGACCGTTCCGGTTGGATGACCGAACATCTTGTTGAACACGGTCAGGCTGTTAATCGTTATGACCGAATGGGGATGATTGTAAATACTGATAAATTACTGGTAAAAGGGTACGTATCTCCAGAAGATGCAGACTTTATCGATCCTGAAATCGATGTTACAATTAGCCTTCGTAAATCTGAAAACAAACAGCTAAAAACAAAAATTCATTCCATTGTTCCAGTATTAGATGAGCAAAATCGCTCAGTTGTTGTGAATGCTTTTGTAACAAATCCGGATTCCTGGCTTACACCGGGTAGAAATGTTCGTATGCAAATTGAAGGTTCAACAGCCGAAAAAGTTATCCATATCTCAAAAAACGGACTTTTAATATTTGGTGACCAACCGACTGTTTTTGTAAAAGTTTCAGATAATAAATTTGAACAGCGTCCCATTAAGATTGCTCAAGATACTGGCTCAAGAACTGTGGTTTATAGTGGATTAACTGCTGGTGAAGAAATTGCGGTGAGCCAGGTTTTCTCCCTAAAAGCATTAGCCAAATACACAGAAGAACCTGAATAAAGGATTAAATTTTAGCCGAGGAATATAATGTTAAACCGAATTATCAATTTTAGTTTAAATCAGCGCTTTGTGGCAATCTCTTTGGTTATTTTAATGGCTTTTGGCGGATACAGGGCATTAAAAGATATTCCAATCAATTCTATGCCGGATGTTACACCGATTCAAGTTTTGGTTATAACAAAGGCGGGGCGCTATTCTCCCAATGATGTTGAAAAGCTGGTGAGCTTTCCTATTGAAACGGTAATGAGTGGCTTACCGGATGTGAGCGAAGTACGTTCAATTTCACAATTCGGCCTCTCGGCGGTTACAGTAGAGTTTGATGAAGGGACAGATATTTATTTTGCCCGACAGCTTGTTAGTCAAAGAATTCAAAGTATCGCCGGAGAACTTCCTGAAGGAGTCTCGTTACCTCAACTTGGGCCCATTTCAACTGCCCTGGGTGAAATATATCAATATGTGGTTCGTGGTGAAACTCAGTCATTAACCGAGTTACGCACGATCCAAGATTGGCTTATCGCGCCACAGCTTAAAAAAATTCGTGGTGTTACAGAGATAAATTCTTTCGGCGGATTTGTAAAACAATATGAAGTAATAATCCGGCCCGGCCAACTACGCACACTTGGGATTGGCTTGAAAGATGTTATGGATGCAATCTCAAATAATAATAGTGTTTCCGGTGGAAATTTCCTTGAACACAATCGTGAACAATATATTATCCGGGGTTTTGGTCAAATCCGCAATGCAACGGATATTGAAAATATTGTGATCACACGAATTTCAAACCGGCCGGTATTTCTGCGCGAGGTTGCCGATGTGACCTTGAGTGAGCAATTAAGGCAAGGCGCGGTAACGCAGGATGGCAATGGTGAAGTAGTTACAGGAATTATTATGATGCTCCGTGGCTATAATGGTGAATTGGTAATTGAAGAGATTGTTGAAAAAATAAAAGACGTTAACAAGAGTCTGCCTAAGGGTGTAAAAATTGAACCATTTTATGACCAATCTGATTTGATTGACCGGACAACAAACACATTGATTACTAATCTGGTTGAAGGCGGATTCCTGGTGATTGTTGTTTTACTACTGTTATTGGGTGAAATCCGTGGTGCTTTGATTGTGGCATCGGTTATTCCATTCTCAATGCTTTTTGCTTTTATTGGAATGCGTGAGTTTGGTTTGGCCGCTAATTTAATGAG encodes the following:
- a CDS encoding TolC family protein: MALKMTVFLIIVLSLPLLAQKETQLLKLNDVLEIANKNNPALKNAKLDLKKSKEMQWSGLGLDNPKLMFMQEGIESSSYNGFAERQIGIQQNIDFPLKSYFRTASLIRAKKASKALVDYQQNKLRANVKIAYTKVLYAKRLQKLQQKELEIADRLHRISDSRFKSGDASELEFMRTEIRLSESKNALEEAANIYHATRYNLFETIGLDAEEQRYSLEFYDTLLFKDPNFDEEDLFVNSMKQPILIAVEHQIQSAKNKKYEVGSSFFPDISLNLYKQDFGNGYDFVGFEAGFSIPLWFFSNQAVDLSSAKVRYAKAVNEKHKINLQIKKEIELAWHNYKKNQVILTRYDSKILDRVNQLMQATVKGYELGEIDLLNLLDTQRTFINSRKNYFKVLRDYYISLIELEQFTDNELVYN
- a CDS encoding superoxide dismutase, whose translation is MKQTFVNKFVLFLLLIFILSNSSLFAHCQIPCGIYGDQMRIMILKEHVTTIEKSMNKIIELSKAESINYNQLVRWVNNKDQHAQEMQDIVTAYFLTQRIKPVDLTDKEAYKSYSEKTTTLQQILFYAMKTKQTTDLKHGAKLTELIDQFSKSYFSAEDLKHLKEHK
- a CDS encoding TolC family protein, with the protein product MSIRSFLIFLLIAGNLFAQGKQISLAITDLPELLVKTSPQQSLINARQAIIKAQGDEALQWSNPEFSYDQEYVENNGNKETEKLAYVSKTFSLPWNYWQRRSIWRANLEAAKLNMEQDSKQLLASVRTGYIKVGLLKKLSEQQINLKEVFKNLKQAAHSQSEEGAISKMEARLLAMSIFGLEGDLLLTQKENSLALSSLKQILGFDSSDDIILSTSIPFLKIDTDIFEETELTKNHPGLKAAQLRLSALEQRITLEKSRILPSITLHGGYKKIDPGWKGYTFGLSIPLPLLNWNGPQIEKQKIVHHMQMTENALYSQKIRSQIVNLVETVKRQAELLQEYGNEQSNNTLVEDILAAYKEGTMSLAEFLNAIQIYREGSKQYTEQLTEYYQAVFELEALYGQQLVTF
- a CDS encoding efflux RND transporter permease subunit; the encoded protein is MLDKLMQISLKNRLIVILASTALLITGTIISIDLPVDVFPDLTAPTVTILTEAHGFAPEEVEMLVTFPIETAVNGASGVRRVRSNSIQGLSTIWVEFEWGTYIFKARQIVNEKMQALQNAIPAGVDQPILAPVTSIMGEIMLVGLTSDTLAAMNLRTIADYTLRRRIMAVPGVSQVLVYGGETKQYQVQIDPWHLKNNNLSLNQVLVTVSRTNVNAAGGIFVQSGKEYLIRGIGRIENISELEKTVVAVRKGVPLLLGDVAEVKISAATKIGEASINNEKGIMLIVSKQPDANTLELTDRIQMVLNESKNTLPAGIVMHTDIFKQSDFIELAINNVVDALRDGAILVIVVLMLFLANFRTVIISITAIPLSLIITMIVLKVFDLTVNTMTLGGLAIAIGVLVDDAIIYVENVHRRLRQNALKPVTEQRSFIDVVHNASSEIRTPIVMATFIIIVVFLPLFFLSGVEGRMLRPLGIAYVVSIFASLLVAVTVTPALSSFLLRKIGQFNQTEPWLVRKLKKIYQPSLLWALQHRRIIISVAAVFIISALVTLPFMGRSFLPEFNEGTFNISMATVPGTSLEESDKIGQMVETILLAHPAVKSTARRTGRTELDEHSMGSHAHEMEVQIDLEQISKEKLLIELRNNLSIVPGTVITIGQPISHRIDHMLSGTRANIAVKIFGPDLYKLRSLADKIESQMKNIEGIVDLSKDQQTDVPQVRLKVNRDNIALFGLTAADVDEMIDISFLGLPVSQVYEGQNRHDIVIRYAPQFRDNLDAVRNSLIDLPNGAQIPLKMVTDIQIDKGPNYISRENVQRKIVVQANVADRDLQSVVDDIKSQVAENVSFPQGYYVEYGGQFESATEATRLIMLLSVLSIIAILVALYMEFGNFRQSLLVMVNLPLALIGGVIALFFSEGIITIASMVGFITLFGIAVRNGIIMVSHYNHLIEEEGKSLHDAVVQGSLERLNPILMTALTTGLALLPLALAIGEPGSEIQAPMSIVILGGLLTATFLNMIVIPVLFEKWGVRNRL
- a CDS encoding efflux RND transporter periplasmic adaptor subunit — protein: MRFLKMIKLLSLALLVTIISCGQNETAVEKEVETLPPSMRSDDEGLINYVTLTNEQAENLKIKTEVVQKSFAVYPINASAVVEPSPDHVSIISAPIEGLIVKIYAHKGDPVKKGQVLLELESLEFADLIASLIRSSAEEKFRKNNFQRMQSLYDQKIKSRRELEQSENEYERARASARASVARLLAVGLTQKEIQAWQEDPDRHPHLAIRADRSGWMTEHLVEHGQAVNRYDRMGMIVNTDKLLVKGYVSPEDADFIDPEIDVTISLRKSENKQLKTKIHSIVPVLDEQNRSVVVNAFVTNPDSWLTPGRNVRMQIEGSTAEKVIHISKNGLLIFGDQPTVFVKVSDNKFEQRPIKIAQDTGSRTVVYSGLTAGEEIAVSQVFSLKALAKYTEEPE
- a CDS encoding efflux RND transporter periplasmic adaptor subunit; the protein is MKKLIVILLTGWLLLIGCQPHDHEHEQSATETEVPAIAITQWTEKMEIFMEYETAFVGNEIKFIIHLTTMADFQPVREGKVFLNFKSSSGSNISIEKDELLREGIFTPVKIFETAGDYQFSIRYQGDKASESFSIGNFSVYQTLADIPASEEEDAGEEISYLKEQQWKTSFATEVAQVRPIKSSVGVVGEVRVRPASYAEIVSPVEGIISIAEAKRLVKPGQKISIGQTMAVIVPPLVAQNSWAKIYLDYEQSKAEYERAQRLKDRAAISDRDFEQAKRNYEINKAGFSNYFDSDGSSLRFDSKNNQFLITAPISGIVSDVSILPGQKIDRHQKLFSIVDSDMVWLKLDVFAEHAKNLTDISGASINIPGNDKKINLDSDDIKLISRGEMIDPQKRTLILWLEAKNYDRKFLIGQTFSAQIYTNPEQNMLTVPLSAVYDDNSKKVIFIHSSGESFEKRELETGPIHQDYISILKGVSTGERVVSLGGYQVKLASISEEIGHPHAH